The window TTACCGTTCAGAGTTCCTTTTTCTCACTCCCGGCAAGGCCGCGGAGGAAGAGTATCAGTTTGATTGTTACAGCAGGGTGCTTAAGGCAATGGGGGGCATGCCTGTTACCATACGGACCGTGGACATAGGGGGGGACAAAATACTCCCCAATTTCCAGTCCATTGACGAAAAGAACCCCCTCCTGGGTTGGCGGGCTATACGGTTTTCCCTGGCGCTTCCAGCCTTGTTCAAGACCCAGCTTAGGGCCATACTCCGGGCCAGCGTTTTTGGCAATGTGCGCATTATGTTCCCCCTTATTTCGGGAATTGAAGAATTGGAGCAGGCTCTTGCTCTCCTTGAAGAAGCCAAGGAAGAATGCCGCAAGAAGCGCCAGGCCTTTGCCGGGGATATTGAAGTGGGTACCATGATAGAAGTCCCTTCTGCAGCAGTTACCTCGGATATTTTGGCGGAGAAATCCGATTTTTTCTCCATTGGCACTAATGATCTTATTCAATACTCCCTTGCAGTGGACAGGGGAAATGAAAAGGTGAGCTATCTCGCACGGCCTTTGCATCCCGCAGTATTACGCTTGCTCAAAATGATTATTGACAACGCACATGCAAAGGGAATCAAGGCTGCCATGTGCGGTGAAATGGCAGGCGATCCTTTGGGAACCGCATTGCTCCTTGGGATGGGGCTTGATGAATTCTCCATGTCCGCTTCGGCTATCCCCCAGATAAAAAACATCGTACGGGGAGTAACTATAGAAGAATGCCGGGCTCTGTATGAAAAAGCAAAACAGAGCGCTTCTATCCAGGAGAATACGGTTTTGGTCAAATCCTGGATGGCTGAACGCCTCCCCTCGGTGATAATTTGAAGCTCCCCACAGTAGTCCTTGCAGGCAGGCCCAATGTAGGCAAGTCCACCCTTTTTAACCGTCTCCTCCATAAACGGCGGGCCATCACCGATCCTACTCCCGGTGTTACCCGTGATCCTGTTGCCATGGATACCTTTATTCTGGGGAAGAAGCTGAAGCTCATCGATACCGGGGGCTTCAAGCTCGATCGCGAGACCGACAGCCCCGAAGGGGATCTTGATACCCTGGTAGTAGAGAAAACGCTTGGCACCTTAAAAACCGCGGATATTATCATTCTGATTCTTGAAGCCGGGGATCTGACCCCCGAGGATGAAGAATTTATAGAACTCATGCGGCCTTATCAGAAGCGCCTCCTTGTGGCGGTGAATAAGACCGAGGGCGGGCGCAGGGAAGCTGATGCCTGGAATTTGCTTTCCTATGGATTCGAAAAAGTTTTTATGATATCCGCAGAGCATGGTGATAACGTAGGGGATCTTGAAGAAGCCATTGTATCACGGATTAACACTAATACTGCTAGTGATGACAGTAATACTACCGATACCCCTATACGTATAGCCCTTTTGGGAAAACCCAATACCGGGAAATCAACTTTGTCCAACAGGCTAACCGCTTCTTCAGCCTCTATCGTGAGCGATATACCCGGTACTACCCGGGATGTGGTAGAAGGCAGCTTTACCTGGAAGAACCGTAGCTTCCAGGTGCTGGATACTGCCGGCATAAGGCGGCGCAGCAAGGTCAGCGAAAATGTCGAATATTATTCAGTGAACAGGGCAATTAAAACCATTGACGACGCGGATATTGTTTTTCTCCTTATTGACGCACAGGAAGGTCTTACGGAGCAGGATAAAAAAATCGCCGGCCTTGCCCACGATAAGGGCAGGGGGATTATTTTGGTGCTCAACAAATGGGACACCATGCCCAAGATAAAAAATACCTTCCAGGCAGCCCAGGACAGGATTCATTTCCTTTTTGGGCAAATGGAATACGCCCCCATTATCGGGGTAAGCGGCCTTGACGGGGAGGGCGTGGATACCCTCCTCAACACCGCAATACGCATGTACGGGCAGCTCAATAAGCATATTGAAACCGCCGCCCTGAACGAAAAGCTGGCCCGCTGGCTCGAAGAAAACCCGCCGCCCATTGGCCCTCAAACAAGGTTCAAGGTGAAGTATGCGGTACAGGTTTCGGACAATCCGGTAAAGTTTGTTTTCTTTGTGTCCAGGAAGCAGGCAGTGAGCGAGCCCTATGTTGCTTTCCTCCGCAACAAGATACGCAAGGATCTGGGTTTTTCCCTTATACCCGTAGTGATTGAACTGCGTTCCTCTGCAGGGCCGTCAGAAAGGCCGAAAAAAAACAGGAGATGAGGTGGCTTCCTATACCATTGCCGATGCCCAAAGGCTCCTCAAAGTCAAAGCCCATGTGATACGTTACTGGGAGCAGGAAGTCCCCTTGCTGCAGCCGGAAAAAGATACAAACGGCAGGAAATTGTATTCCTCACGGGATCTGCAAATACTTTTACGCTTAAAATACCTTCTCTACGAGCGCCGTTTTACCCTTGAGGGCGCCAAAGAGCAGATCTACTGTGAGCTTGCAGGGGATCATCAGGATCTGCGGGCAAGCATTTCGTTTTTAAGGTCGGAATTGCTGGATTTGTATTTTACAGCAGCCCCGGCGCCGCAAACCAGTGAAACTCAAGGCGATGGCAATGGATCTCTTTAAGCCTTTACCGGCCGAGGCCCGCCGGGATCTTGATGGTCTCCTTTCGTGCATTGACAAGGTCCTCCCTCTGCCCCGGCGCTTCAGGCTGGGCCTGCCCAGGGATGTGGCTGATCTTTCCCGGCTGCTTACCTCTGAACGGGGGGATCTGAGCGCTTCGTATCTAGGCAAACCCAATCTGCTCTCGGCTTATCACCGCTATTTTTTGCCATGGAATGTGTACCGTCTTTGCAAGCTGCTCCCCGGTTTGCCTCTGGTTTTTTCTGATGGGGATATCATCACGGATCTTGGTTCAGGCCCTTTCACGTTGGTTTTGGCCCTTTG is drawn from Leadbettera azotonutricia ZAS-9 and contains these coding sequences:
- the der gene encoding ribosome biogenesis GTPase Der, yielding MKLPTVVLAGRPNVGKSTLFNRLLHKRRAITDPTPGVTRDPVAMDTFILGKKLKLIDTGGFKLDRETDSPEGDLDTLVVEKTLGTLKTADIIILILEAGDLTPEDEEFIELMRPYQKRLLVAVNKTEGGRREADAWNLLSYGFEKVFMISAEHGDNVGDLEEAIVSRINTNTASDDSNTTDTPIRIALLGKPNTGKSTLSNRLTASSASIVSDIPGTTRDVVEGSFTWKNRSFQVLDTAGIRRRSKVSENVEYYSVNRAIKTIDDADIVFLLIDAQEGLTEQDKKIAGLAHDKGRGIILVLNKWDTMPKIKNTFQAAQDRIHFLFGQMEYAPIIGVSGLDGEGVDTLLNTAIRMYGQLNKHIETAALNEKLARWLEENPPPIGPQTRFKVKYAVQVSDNPVKFVFFVSRKQAVSEPYVAFLRNKIRKDLGFSLIPVVIELRSSAGPSERPKKNRR
- a CDS encoding MerR family transcriptional regulator, producing the protein MASYTIADAQRLLKVKAHVIRYWEQEVPLLQPEKDTNGRKLYSSRDLQILLRLKYLLYERRFTLEGAKEQIYCELAGDHQDLRASISFLRSELLDLYFTAAPAPQTSETQGDGNGSL